Proteins co-encoded in one Hymenobacter swuensis DY53 genomic window:
- a CDS encoding alpha/beta fold hydrolase: MSTATPLTFIGLHYWAGSGRAFDAVAGLLSSDYPLLAPDLGGFGNAPAPPGGFTVDAYADAVAAFIAEKKVGRYVLVGHSMGGKIALALAARQPAGLAGVALLSPSPPTPEPMTEQDRKASQQAYGKPVEAESTFRKITARPLAPKLHRQIVADNLRSTRAAWDAWLLHGSRENLSSRMCDVQVPCTILAGDQDAIMSPSVHGLETLPLLPDGTPLEIIGGAGHLLPYEAPEEVAALLRRFAERVKVA, translated from the coding sequence ATGTCCACTGCTACTCCGCTTACCTTTATTGGCCTGCATTACTGGGCCGGCTCCGGTCGTGCCTTCGATGCCGTGGCTGGTCTGCTTTCCTCCGATTACCCGTTACTAGCCCCTGATCTGGGCGGTTTTGGTAATGCGCCCGCGCCGCCTGGCGGCTTTACAGTCGATGCCTATGCCGACGCGGTGGCGGCATTTATTGCCGAAAAAAAGGTAGGCCGGTACGTGCTGGTGGGCCACAGTATGGGCGGCAAAATTGCCCTGGCCCTGGCGGCCCGTCAGCCGGCGGGTCTGGCTGGAGTGGCTTTGTTGAGTCCCTCGCCGCCCACACCCGAGCCCATGACCGAGCAGGACCGCAAAGCCAGCCAGCAAGCCTATGGAAAACCTGTGGAGGCCGAAAGCACCTTCCGGAAAATTACGGCCCGGCCGTTGGCCCCGAAGCTGCACCGGCAGATTGTGGCCGACAACCTACGCAGTACCCGCGCTGCCTGGGACGCTTGGCTGCTGCACGGCAGCCGTGAAAACCTCAGCAGCCGGATGTGCGACGTGCAAGTACCCTGCACCATTCTGGCCGGCGACCAGGACGCCATCATGTCGCCTTCCGTGCACGGCTTGGAAACGCTGCCCCTACTGCCTGATGGTACGCCGCTGGAAATTATTGGCGGTGCGGGTCACCTGCTACCCTACGAAGCCCCGGAGGAGGTGGCGGCTTTGCTGCGCCGGTTCGCGGAGCGCGTGAAG
- a CDS encoding TlpA family protein disulfide reductase — MTFSRPSFSTALQWLLMLAFGVVLTTDLRPLVLGRLQQGLLATGLWRPALPTTPTDPPAQLTATKYAPVLTLRGLDGQLLNLQELRGKAVLVNLWASWCPPCVAEMPGLQALYNKVDKRNVAFVLISLDENPAKAQRLVQRRGYTMPVYFPTAPLLAPFDTQSIPTTVLLGPDGQVAARHEGMADYDTPKFRAALEKLSGAGRR; from the coding sequence ATGACCTTTTCTCGCCCCAGTTTCAGTACCGCGCTGCAATGGCTGCTGATGCTGGCTTTTGGGGTAGTACTGACCACCGATTTACGCCCGTTGGTGCTGGGCCGGCTGCAACAGGGGCTGCTGGCCACTGGCTTGTGGCGGCCCGCCTTACCAACTACTCCAACTGATCCGCCCGCTCAACTTACAGCCACTAAGTACGCGCCCGTCCTCACGCTGCGTGGCCTTGATGGCCAGCTGCTGAACCTGCAGGAACTGCGGGGCAAAGCCGTGCTCGTGAACTTGTGGGCCAGTTGGTGCCCGCCCTGCGTGGCCGAAATGCCCGGTTTGCAGGCGCTGTACAATAAAGTAGATAAGCGCAACGTAGCCTTCGTGCTGATTTCTCTGGATGAAAACCCCGCTAAAGCCCAGCGGCTGGTACAGCGGCGGGGCTACACGATGCCCGTGTATTTCCCTACGGCTCCGCTGCTTGCCCCCTTCGATACCCAGTCAATTCCAACTACGGTGCTGTTGGGACCCGATGGGCAGGTAGCCGCCCGCCACGAGGGCATGGCCGACTACGACACCCCGAAATTTCGGGCGGCGCTGGAGAAACTGAGCGGTGCGGGCCGGCGGTAG
- a CDS encoding family 1 glycosylhydrolase has product MKSFLSHIKEKFGDGHYEGDQFGGAAGHDGSGLPTGNAGNFMFATGIECSYPTIANGTIRRDLLAETDHYNRYKEDLGLVKELGLKVLRYNLPYYLIHKAPGQFDWEFADLAMAEIQRLGITPILDLMHFGVPDWVGNFQNPELPVHFAEYCGAVARRYPWVRFYTPVNEIYVTARASAKDGIWNEQLKDDRAFVTAIKHITAASIMGTQQIAKVRPDCIIVQSESAEYIHEMRAVPSPEICLVNKLRFLSLDLLYAHPLDSEVLLYCLDNGLTRQELEWFMAGEPPGYQIMGNDYYGRNEKIIKPDGKLCQAEDVLGWYTMTRQYYERYRKPVMHTETNTFNPKDAECWLWKQWVNVQRIRQDGVPVVGFTWYSLLDQLDWDISLAEKRLTVNACGLYDLDRKIRPVGESYKMMIREFGQITIMPHGEIFEFTTRPATLKVEK; this is encoded by the coding sequence ATGAAGTCTTTCCTTAGTCACATCAAAGAGAAGTTCGGCGACGGCCACTACGAGGGCGACCAGTTCGGCGGCGCGGCCGGCCACGACGGCTCGGGCCTGCCTACCGGCAACGCGGGCAACTTCATGTTTGCCACCGGCATCGAGTGCTCGTACCCTACTATTGCCAATGGCACCATCCGGCGCGATTTGCTGGCTGAAACCGACCACTACAACCGCTACAAGGAAGACCTGGGGCTGGTGAAGGAACTGGGCCTGAAGGTGCTGCGCTACAACCTGCCGTACTACCTCATCCACAAGGCCCCCGGCCAGTTCGACTGGGAGTTTGCCGATCTGGCCATGGCCGAAATCCAGCGCCTGGGTATCACGCCCATTTTGGACCTGATGCACTTTGGTGTGCCCGACTGGGTGGGCAACTTCCAGAACCCCGAGCTGCCGGTGCATTTTGCCGAGTACTGCGGAGCCGTGGCGCGGCGCTACCCCTGGGTGCGCTTCTACACGCCCGTCAACGAAATCTACGTGACGGCACGGGCCTCTGCCAAAGACGGCATCTGGAACGAGCAGCTCAAAGACGACCGTGCCTTCGTGACGGCCATCAAGCACATCACGGCGGCTAGCATTATGGGCACCCAGCAGATTGCCAAGGTACGCCCCGACTGCATCATCGTGCAGAGCGAATCGGCCGAATATATCCACGAGATGCGCGCCGTGCCCAGCCCGGAAATCTGCTTGGTCAACAAGCTGCGCTTTCTGTCGCTGGACCTGCTGTACGCCCACCCGCTCGACTCGGAGGTGCTGCTGTACTGCCTCGATAACGGCCTGACCCGTCAGGAGCTCGAGTGGTTTATGGCCGGCGAGCCGCCCGGCTACCAGATCATGGGCAACGACTATTACGGCCGCAACGAGAAGATTATCAAGCCCGACGGCAAACTCTGCCAGGCCGAGGACGTGCTGGGCTGGTATACCATGACGCGCCAGTACTACGAGCGGTACCGCAAGCCCGTGATGCACACCGAAACCAACACCTTCAACCCCAAAGACGCCGAATGCTGGCTCTGGAAGCAGTGGGTGAATGTGCAGCGCATCCGCCAGGACGGCGTGCCGGTGGTGGGCTTTACTTGGTACAGCCTCCTGGATCAGCTCGACTGGGACATCAGTCTGGCCGAAAAGCGCCTAACCGTTAATGCCTGTGGCCTTTACGACCTGGACCGCAAAATTCGGCCGGTGGGGGAGAGCTACAAGATGATGATCCGCGAATTCGGCCAGATTACTATCATGCCTCACGGCGAGATATTCGAATTTACCACCCGCCCCGCCACGCTCAAGGTGGAAAAGTAG
- a CDS encoding GMC family oxidoreductase, which translates to MPDEEVLEEGVLNPVQPEIQDPLLQSLLADNATPATEPTGEEAPVPLPDPTDEVDCVVIGTGAGGAPLLARLAMAGLKVVALEAGPRRDPKTEYATDEKAQNFLFWNDERLSAGQNPVAFGKNNSGTGVGGSTLHYTAYTPRAHRGDLKLFTDFGQGVDWPFGIEELEPYYEEIEHFLGISGPTPYPWDPTRRKGYPLAPLPLNGAALLMQRACAQLGIETSPAANAALSARYYQEGIGWREACTNRGFCQAGCNRGAKASMDVTFLPLAESYGAEIRADAYVTEIERDASGRVTGVVYEQHGRTVRQRCRHLFLCAGAVETPRLLMLNELALNSGQVGKHFMAHPGMQVWGTFDEDIRPYKGIPGGLISEDTHRPKDADFAGGYLLQSIGVMPVTFATQMVRQRKLWGQPLRDYMRTYNHTAGINILGDCLPHEANFMELSDEKDARGLPKPRLHFTAQENEQRMNRHAEKLMRQIWEAAGAKDIWAFERYAHVIGTARMGLSGDEAVVNPDGKAFDVPNLYICDNSVFPSALSVNPALTIMALSLRTADKFLASLRA; encoded by the coding sequence ATGCCCGACGAAGAAGTACTCGAAGAAGGCGTGCTGAACCCGGTTCAGCCCGAAATACAGGACCCGTTGCTCCAGAGCTTGCTGGCCGATAACGCCACCCCGGCCACCGAGCCCACGGGCGAGGAGGCCCCCGTTCCGCTGCCCGACCCCACCGACGAGGTGGATTGCGTGGTGATTGGTACCGGCGCGGGCGGCGCACCCTTACTGGCCCGTTTGGCCATGGCCGGCCTGAAGGTGGTGGCCCTGGAAGCCGGCCCCCGCCGTGACCCTAAAACCGAGTACGCCACCGACGAAAAAGCCCAGAACTTCCTGTTCTGGAACGATGAGCGCCTCTCCGCCGGTCAGAACCCGGTGGCTTTCGGCAAAAACAATTCCGGCACCGGCGTGGGCGGCTCTACGCTGCACTACACGGCCTACACGCCCCGCGCCCACCGCGGCGACCTGAAGCTGTTCACCGACTTCGGCCAGGGTGTTGACTGGCCCTTCGGAATTGAGGAACTGGAGCCCTACTACGAGGAAATTGAGCACTTCCTGGGTATTTCGGGGCCCACACCGTACCCTTGGGACCCTACGCGCCGCAAGGGCTACCCGCTAGCCCCGCTACCTCTGAACGGCGCGGCTTTGCTCATGCAACGCGCCTGCGCCCAACTGGGCATCGAAACCTCGCCGGCGGCCAACGCGGCCCTGTCGGCGCGCTACTACCAGGAGGGCATTGGCTGGCGCGAGGCCTGCACCAACCGCGGCTTCTGCCAGGCCGGCTGCAACCGCGGCGCCAAGGCCAGCATGGACGTGACGTTCCTGCCCCTGGCCGAAAGCTACGGGGCCGAAATCCGGGCTGATGCCTACGTAACGGAGATTGAGCGTGACGCCTCGGGCCGCGTAACGGGCGTAGTGTACGAGCAGCACGGCCGTACCGTGCGCCAGCGCTGCCGCCACCTGTTTTTGTGCGCCGGGGCCGTGGAAACGCCGCGCCTGCTGATGCTCAACGAGCTGGCCCTCAACAGCGGGCAGGTCGGCAAGCACTTCATGGCCCACCCCGGTATGCAGGTCTGGGGCACCTTCGACGAGGACATCCGACCATACAAAGGCATTCCTGGCGGCCTGATTTCCGAGGATACCCACCGCCCCAAAGACGCCGACTTTGCCGGCGGCTACCTGCTGCAAAGCATCGGGGTGATGCCCGTGACGTTTGCCACCCAGATGGTGCGCCAACGCAAGCTCTGGGGCCAGCCCCTGCGCGACTACATGCGCACCTACAACCACACGGCCGGCATCAACATTCTAGGCGACTGCCTGCCGCACGAGGCCAACTTCATGGAGCTCAGCGACGAGAAGGATGCCCGCGGCTTGCCCAAGCCGCGCCTGCACTTCACAGCCCAGGAAAACGAGCAGCGCATGAACCGCCACGCCGAAAAGCTGATGCGCCAGATCTGGGAAGCGGCCGGGGCCAAGGATATCTGGGCCTTCGAGCGCTACGCCCACGTCATCGGGACGGCGCGCATGGGCCTGAGCGGCGACGAGGCGGTGGTCAACCCCGACGGCAAAGCCTTCGACGTGCCCAACCTTTACATCTGCGACAACTCGGTGTTCCCCAGCGCCCTCAGCGTCAACCCGGCCCTCACCATCATGGCCCTCAGCCTGCGCACCGCCGATAAGTTTCTGGCGTCGTTGCGGGCATAG
- a CDS encoding gluconate 2-dehydrogenase subunit 3 family protein, with protein sequence MPHYPEGTVRALLQTELVTSATRAALEARLSASADYAPQFFDADTYQLLRAVAARIFPQPDRETPIELAPAVDKRLADGTADGWRYDAMPPDREAYRLGLGGINQAAQAQFQQPFTALSAEQQDQIIGQLAAGQAAGENWQQVLQDRFFEEFLAELTENYYAHPLAQEEIGYVGMADVPGWPHVTPNTLEPREPEEVK encoded by the coding sequence ATGCCGCATTACCCCGAAGGTACCGTCCGGGCGCTGCTCCAGACCGAGCTGGTGACGTCCGCCACCCGTGCCGCCCTGGAAGCCCGCCTCAGCGCCTCCGCCGACTACGCGCCGCAGTTTTTCGACGCCGATACGTACCAGCTGCTGCGCGCCGTGGCCGCCCGTATTTTCCCTCAGCCTGACCGGGAAACGCCCATTGAGCTAGCCCCGGCCGTGGATAAGCGCTTGGCCGACGGTACCGCCGACGGCTGGCGCTACGACGCTATGCCGCCCGACCGGGAAGCCTACCGACTCGGCCTGGGCGGCATCAACCAGGCCGCCCAAGCGCAGTTTCAGCAGCCCTTCACGGCCCTGAGCGCCGAGCAGCAGGACCAGATTATAGGGCAGCTTGCCGCCGGCCAAGCTGCTGGTGAAAACTGGCAACAGGTACTCCAGGACCGGTTTTTCGAGGAGTTCCTGGCCGAGTTGACGGAGAACTACTACGCCCACCCGCTGGCTCAGGAAGAAATTGGCTACGTGGGCATGGCCGACGTGCCCGGCTGGCCCCACGTCACCCCCAACACCCTCGAACCCCGTGAGCCAGAAGAGGTGAAATAG
- a CDS encoding SDR family oxidoreductase: MAAKKTPAAAAAPKKAAAPAKTAATPAAKQAAKTATTAPKPVKRPTAKDMKQHAQTLPYPAKQADMKLQPGMDFSTYRAAGKLQDKVALVTGSDSGIGRAVAVAFAMEGAHVAVLFNENVVDAEETKRLVEAQGRRCILLQSDVRDPEQCKQAVRRTRSELGGLNILVNNAAFQMAQEKFEDIPEEQIRRTFDTNILGYIWMAQAAIPHLKKDDCIINTGSIVGLTGIPILIDYACTKSAIHALTKSLATHLGERGIRVNCVVPGPVWTPNIPGTMPREEIEKFGYEVALARPGQPEELAPAYVLLASQDGSFMTGSLVHVTGGKMSSDQ; the protein is encoded by the coding sequence ATGGCTGCCAAAAAGACTCCTGCTGCTGCAGCAGCACCCAAGAAAGCTGCGGCCCCCGCCAAAACCGCCGCTACGCCCGCTGCCAAACAAGCGGCCAAAACCGCCACTACCGCGCCCAAACCCGTAAAGCGGCCCACGGCCAAAGACATGAAGCAGCACGCCCAGACGCTGCCCTACCCCGCCAAGCAGGCTGATATGAAGCTGCAGCCTGGCATGGACTTCAGCACCTACCGTGCCGCCGGCAAGCTTCAGGATAAAGTGGCCCTCGTCACCGGTTCTGATTCCGGCATCGGGCGGGCGGTGGCCGTGGCCTTTGCTATGGAAGGAGCCCATGTGGCTGTGCTCTTCAACGAAAACGTGGTGGACGCCGAGGAAACCAAGCGCCTCGTGGAAGCCCAGGGCCGGCGCTGCATTTTGCTGCAAAGCGACGTGCGCGACCCGGAGCAGTGTAAGCAGGCCGTGCGTCGCACCCGTTCCGAACTGGGTGGCCTCAACATCTTAGTGAATAACGCTGCCTTCCAGATGGCGCAGGAGAAGTTCGAGGACATCCCGGAGGAGCAGATCCGCCGCACCTTCGATACCAATATTCTGGGCTATATCTGGATGGCGCAGGCTGCCATTCCGCACCTCAAAAAGGACGACTGCATCATCAACACCGGCAGCATCGTGGGTCTGACGGGTATTCCGATTCTGATTGACTACGCTTGCACCAAATCGGCCATTCATGCCCTTACCAAGAGCTTGGCTACCCATTTGGGCGAGCGGGGCATCCGGGTGAACTGCGTGGTGCCCGGCCCGGTCTGGACGCCCAACATTCCCGGCACCATGCCCCGCGAGGAAATCGAGAAATTCGGCTACGAAGTGGCCCTGGCCCGCCCCGGCCAACCCGAGGAGCTGGCCCCCGCTTACGTGCTGCTGGCCTCCCAGGACGGCTCGTTTATGACCGGCTCACTGGTGCACGTAACCGGCGGCAAAATGAGCAGCGACCAGTAA
- a CDS encoding alkene reductase produces MSQIPNLFTPAQVGALSLPNRFAMAPMTRSRADNPGNVPTDSTVTYYVQRATAGLIITEGSQVSPQGVGYINTPGIYSEEQVAGWKKVTDAVHAAGGRIYIQLWHVGRVSHPFFHNGELPVGPSAIAPAGAQAYTDKGMEDIPAPRALELAEIPGVVDQFRQAARNAKLAGFDGAEIHGANGYLLDQFIQDGSNQRTDEYGGSLENRARFVLEVVQAVVDELGADRVGIRLSPQGSASIQDSDRVKTFSYLTEQLNQFNLAYLHVIEALPGHPMAAQAGVPAVAAHLRKIFRNTFILNGGYTHETADKALANNEADLIAFGVPYIANPDLVERFRTGAALNAPDPSTFYVPGDHGYIDYPSLQDTAANVKEPVDYQNN; encoded by the coding sequence ATGAGCCAGATTCCCAACCTTTTCACGCCCGCTCAGGTAGGCGCACTTTCTTTGCCCAACCGTTTCGCCATGGCCCCCATGACGCGCAGCCGGGCTGATAACCCCGGCAACGTGCCCACCGACTCGACGGTGACCTATTACGTGCAGCGCGCCACGGCCGGCCTCATTATTACCGAAGGCTCACAGGTTTCGCCTCAGGGCGTGGGCTACATCAATACGCCCGGCATCTACTCCGAGGAGCAGGTGGCCGGCTGGAAAAAAGTAACCGACGCGGTACACGCGGCCGGTGGCCGGATTTACATCCAGCTCTGGCATGTAGGCCGGGTGTCGCACCCGTTCTTTCACAACGGCGAGCTGCCGGTTGGTCCGTCGGCCATTGCGCCGGCTGGGGCCCAGGCCTACACCGATAAGGGCATGGAGGATATTCCGGCCCCGCGCGCACTGGAGCTGGCCGAAATTCCGGGCGTGGTCGACCAGTTTCGGCAGGCGGCCCGCAATGCCAAGCTGGCCGGTTTCGACGGCGCTGAGATTCACGGGGCCAACGGCTACCTGCTCGACCAGTTCATTCAGGATGGCTCCAACCAGCGCACCGACGAGTACGGCGGCAGCCTGGAAAACCGTGCCCGTTTCGTGCTGGAAGTAGTGCAGGCCGTGGTAGATGAGCTGGGTGCTGACCGCGTGGGTATCCGTCTTTCGCCCCAAGGCAGCGCCAGCATTCAGGACTCGGACCGTGTGAAAACCTTCAGCTACCTCACCGAGCAGCTCAACCAGTTCAACTTGGCCTATCTGCACGTAATTGAGGCGCTGCCGGGTCACCCAATGGCGGCCCAGGCCGGTGTACCAGCCGTAGCGGCTCATTTGCGCAAAATATTCCGCAATACCTTCATCCTCAACGGCGGCTACACCCACGAAACGGCCGATAAGGCGCTGGCCAACAACGAGGCCGACCTGATTGCCTTCGGGGTGCCTTATATCGCCAACCCCGACCTGGTAGAGCGGTTCCGCACCGGCGCGGCCCTCAATGCCCCCGACCCCAGCACGTTCTACGTGCCCGGCGACCATGGCTACATCGACTATCCTTCGTTGCAGGACACGGCGGCCAACGTCAAGGAACCCGTTGATTATCAGAACAACTAA